A region from the Sorex araneus isolate mSorAra2 chromosome 6, mSorAra2.pri, whole genome shotgun sequence genome encodes:
- the LOC101556219 gene encoding olfactory receptor 6Q1, producing MQPYAQNWSQVTEFVMVGFAGVHESRLLFFTLFLAMYLFTLMENLAIILVVGLDHRLQRPMYFFLTHLSCLEIWYTSVTVPKMLAGLIGMDGGKSISYAGCLSQLFIFTFLGATECFLLAAMAYDRYVAICMPLRYGALVSWGTCIRLAAACWLVGFLTPILPIYLMSQLTFCGPNVVDHFFCDASPLLALSCSDVTLKETADFLVSLSVLLVSSTVIAVSYGNIVWTLLHIRSAAERRKAFSTCVAHLTVVSLFYGTLFFMYVRTKVTSSINFNKVVSVFYSIVTPMLNPLIYSLRNKEVKGALGRAFSLKLWKGQ from the coding sequence ATGCAACCATACGCACAGAACTGGAGTCAGGTGACAGAGTTTGTCATGGTGGGCTTTGCTGGAGTGCATGAATCACGTCTCCTCTTCTTTACCCTCTTCCTTGCCATGTACTTGTTTACCTTGATGGAAAACTTGGCCATCATCTTGGTGGTGGGTTTGGACCACCGCTTACAGAgacccatgtatttcttcctaaCACACTTGTCCTGTCTTGAAATATGGTACACTTCAGTCACTGTGCCCAAGATGTTGGCTGGTTTAATCGGGATGGACGGGGGCAAGAGTATCTCCTATGCCGGTTGTCTATCTCAGCTCTTCATTTTCACCTTCCTTGGAGCAACTGAGTGTTTCCTACTGGCtgccatggcctatgaccgctatgtggccatttGTATGCCTCTTCGATATGGGGCTTTGGTGTCCTGGGGTACCTGCATTCGTCTAGCAGCTGCATGTTGGTTGGTGGGCTTCCTCACGCCAATTTTGCCCATCTACCTCATGTCCCAGCTGACATTTTGTGGCCCCAATGTTGTCGATCACTTCTTCTGTGATGCTTCACCCCTGCTGGCCTTGTCCTGCTCAGATGTCACCTTGAAGGAGACCGCAGACTTCCTGGTCTCTCTGTCGGTGCTCCTGGTTTCCTCAACTGTGATCGCTGTGTCTTACGGCAACATTGTCTGGACACTGCTGCATATCCGCTCAGCCGCTGAGCGCCGGAAGGCCTTCTCTACCTGTGTGGCTCATCTGACTGTGGTGAGCCTCTTCTACGGAACCCTCTTCTTTATGTATGTCCGGACCAAAGTCACCTCCTCCATCAACTTCAACAAGGTGGTGTCTGTCTTCTACTCCATTGTGACCCCGATGCTCAACCCCCTTATCTACAGTCTTCGGAACAAGGAGGTAAAGGGAGCTCTGGGCCGAGCGTTTTCCCTCAAGTTGTGGAAAGGTCAGTGA